The Sinorhizobium alkalisoli genomic interval CGGCACTTGGCGTTATTGAAAAGAATCACACTGGACCAGTTCTTTTTTTCGTATTTTGTTTGGACCTGCCCCAGGAACTTAGTTTCAACTTTGGGAACATAATCGTGCTTCACGCACATTGCCGCGTAGCGATCATCTCTTAGCGCCCAGAGCTTGGCTATATCCGTGCGCATGAGCATGTCGCAGTCGACAAAAAGCGACCAACCCTCGTAGTTACTCAGATACGGGACCAGAAAACGTGAAAAGGAGAATTCTGTCGACTGTAGTGGGTTTCGCTCCCGCGTAAATACTCCCTCGACGTTGTTCAAAGCAACCGGCGTAAACGAAACTGGAATTGAACTATTTTCCAGAATACTTTGGCAAAGCACATGATAAGCAACGACTTCCTTGCTGTCGAAGCCGATATAAATCTTAGCGCTATCCGTCATGATTATCCCAATTCTTGTTTTCGATAAATCGTCGTAGACAAGCTCTTACCCGACGCAGCGACCAAGCAGGCATGAACCGAGCACGCGCGGCAACAGCCTTCTGGAGCCAAGGGCTGGTTTAGCCAAAAATGGCAGCGCAGTGAAGCCTAAGCAGTAGACGCCGCTATCAGCCCCGGAAAGCACGCGGTCACCTCAATTAAATTCTTGTGGCCATTCACAGGCCTCAGACTGGCAAATCCCCTAGGCTTCGCTTAGTGGTCCGTCAGAACTTGTAAGAATTGTATTCTAGCCATCGCTGATTTCGCGGCTCGACTAACCCTCCCCTGCCCAGGGCGTGGAGGGTCGGAGCACTTATTGCGTGGCCAAAGTAGGACGGAGAGCGCGTTGGGGGCTGCACTACGGAAGACAAGCTACCGGCCAGATTTGGACGGAATGAGAGCCGTTGCAATCTTGCCTGTGCTTCTTTTTCACGCGGGCTTGCCAGGAACTCCGGGCGGCTTCATCGGCGTAGATGTCTTCTTCGTCCTTTCCGGCTATTTTATGGCTCGCATCATTCTAAGCGACCTCGATCGAGGCTGCTTCAGCGTGAAGCAGTTCTATGTTCGCCGGATAAGACGTATTTTGCCAGCCTTAGCAGCAATGATAGCGGTCTCCAGCGTCGCGGCTTGGTTCTTGTTTATGCCGCAAGAATTTTTGTATTTCGCCAAAAGCGTGGGTGCATCCGCCCTATTTATCTCAAATATTCTTTTCCGCCGTGAAAGCGGATACTTTGATCTAGCTTCTGATATGAAGCCTTTGCTTCACACCTGGTCTCTATCAGTCGAAGAGCAGTTTTATATCATCTTCCCCGTCACTCTCCTCTTGAGCTATAAACATGCGCGTAGGTGGATACCTCTGATACTAATTTCCGCGATACTTCTATCCTTTGGCGTCGGTCTCTGGGCTGTTTTACACGCTCCAGCAAAAGCATTCTATCTCCTTCATTTCCGTATTTGGGAACTACTAATCGGAGCTCTAGTGGCGGCTGCGCCTCCAGCAAAATTTGCAACATTCACGTCCCGAACGCTGACGGTGGTCGGCCTGGCTTGCGTGCTTGTGCCCGTATGCCTCTATTCACCCGAACTGCCTTTTCCCGGAGCCTATGCTGCCGTGCCCTGCCTGGGCACCGCCCTCGTGATTTACTCCCGCTGCGAAGGAGGATTGATAGCAGGATTCTTGAGCAACCCTGCTTCGGTCTTCATCGGCCGAATTTCTTATTCTCTGTATCTGTGGCACTGGCCGATCATCGTATTCTCTCGCCACGCTGTTGGCCACAGCCTCACAGGCGGCTGGATATTGGCTGTTCTCGTAGCATCTTTTACCGTGGCTTACCTATCGTGGAGGTTTGTTGAACAACCAGCGCGATACGGAAAGATTGCGGATTCTCACATAGCCGTGTTCGCCTTCAGCGGTTGCGCGATCTTGACCGCAATTGCTTTCGCTTTCGTCGTCAACAAGTTCGATGGCCTTCCCCAGAGGCTGCCTAAAGATGCATGGAGACTCTATCAAGCTACACATGATCGGAGCCAATTTTACTCGAAGCGGTGCTTTGCGGATACAAACGGTAGCGGCCTAACACCGGATCAAATACGAAAGGGTGATCTTTGCAGAGTTGGAGCCAGTTCAGGCGAACCACAGTTCCTGGTCTGGGGAGATTCCCATGCCGCCGCCATTGCGCCGGCTATTGACGCTGCGGCACGCAGAACAGGTGTTTCGGGTCTGTTCGTCGGGCGCGCATCGTGCCCACCTCTCCCCAACGCAGATTTCGGCCCTTCTGCCGCCGTAAAGCGTTGTGTTGACCACACCTCTGCCGTCATGTCCCTCATCGAGCAGAGGCAGTTCGCGTTCGTATTCATGGCGGCCTATTGGCCGAAGTATGTTCACCGAGCAGAGCTTCCGGGACAGGGCATCTACTTCGATCCTCATGTCGAACCGTCCACTGCAGATTGGTCCGCGCCGGTTCGCGCGAGCCTAGAGACGACCTTGGCCAAACTTACCCATCAGGGCACGCGAGCAATTCTGGTCATGGACGTGCCGGAAATGGGCTACGACGTCCCCGAGGCCTTGGCACGAGCCTCGATAACGGGAGGCTCGCTCGACATAGCGCCCTCCCTTGCGTATACAAACAAGCGTCAGGCTCTGGCGCGGCGCGTCCTACAGCAAACGGCCAAATCCGTGGGAGCGCTTGTCATCGATCCGCTCGGTGCAATCTGTGACGCCCAGCGATGCCACGCAATCCGGGATGGCGTGGTTTTGTACGCGGACCAAGACCACTTATCGGCGAAGGGCGCTGAAAGTCTCGCGCCCCTTTTCTATTCGGTATTAAGCCAAACGTTATCGCGGGAGACAGTCTTCGCGCCCAATTGACGACGGTGGGGGAGCGGGGCGGGAACGCGGATCATATCGCACCTAGTCCAAGGCGCTTTGCATCGGCATCACAGGTCGAGCGCTATCATCCACGCTACGTCTATCTCGACATCTCCGAGATCGAGCAGGGAGCCAATCGTGCCAATGAGATTGTGCGAGCGGTTGAAGATTGGCGCGTATTCCCACTCAATCTGCGCCTTATCCCTATCTGGGCCAGGCGGCATGAGGTTTATCGCAGCCGTGACCTGATTTGGCGAGATGCCAGCATTAATAAGGCCGAGGCGGAACTGGCGCGCGGAAAGCGGCGGCAAAGACGCGCGGAATACCTCAATGGTTGGCGGTAAGTGAGGCTGCACCGGGAAGGATGAATTTTCCGCGAGCCATCGCCGCAACGTCGGGTTTAGGCCAAACATGTCGTCTGGGCGGCTGCAATAGTCAGTGTCGTAGGTGCTACCGTGCACATCCGTGATGTTGCAATGGACGATAAATACGCCGCGCTCGCTTGTAGCTTTGATTGAAGACACGGAATTGAGTGCAGGAGTGAATGAGTTGATCGTCATTCACGCAACCCTCTGCAAGACGGTCCAGCCATCGTTGTTCACCCCGCGGGACCGCCACGTTCCCGACAATATAGCCCCCGCATCCACATGGGCGGAATGGAGGTACTGATAACTGAGGCTTGAACGCAGAGCAGGCGTGACAGAGGCATTTCGCGACGCATTGTTCGTATAACAGAAGATGATATGCCCCAAGGGAAAGCTCGTGTCATTCGCACCCGTGCCCGTATAAACCTCCGCCGCCGTAAACCCCAACGCATGCGTATGGCTCGTGGACGTAACGGAATTTGTCGTCGAGTTGGTGATGCTGCCGGGCGTCCCCAGCGTCAGCGTCCGGTTGGCGGCAAGGTCACCGCCGCCGGTC includes:
- a CDS encoding glycosyltransferase; the encoded protein is MTDSAKIYIGFDSKEVVAYHVLCQSILENSSIPVSFTPVALNNVEGVFTRERNPLQSTEFSFSRFLVPYLSNYEGWSLFVDCDMLMRTDIAKLWALRDDRYAAMCVKHDYVPKVETKFLGQVQTKYEKKNWSSVILFNNAKCRRLDVNYVNTATGLELHQFKWLESEDLIGELPARWNWLVNEYEYSADASLVHFTDGGPYFEEYKSDDYAEEWFAARDRVLHVTQRSR
- a CDS encoding acyltransferase family protein, giving the protein MRAVAILPVLLFHAGLPGTPGGFIGVDVFFVLSGYFMARIILSDLDRGCFSVKQFYVRRIRRILPALAAMIAVSSVAAWFLFMPQEFLYFAKSVGASALFISNILFRRESGYFDLASDMKPLLHTWSLSVEEQFYIIFPVTLLLSYKHARRWIPLILISAILLSFGVGLWAVLHAPAKAFYLLHFRIWELLIGALVAAAPPAKFATFTSRTLTVVGLACVLVPVCLYSPELPFPGAYAAVPCLGTALVIYSRCEGGLIAGFLSNPASVFIGRISYSLYLWHWPIIVFSRHAVGHSLTGGWILAVLVASFTVAYLSWRFVEQPARYGKIADSHIAVFAFSGCAILTAIAFAFVVNKFDGLPQRLPKDAWRLYQATHDRSQFYSKRCFADTNGSGLTPDQIRKGDLCRVGASSGEPQFLVWGDSHAAAIAPAIDAAARRTGVSGLFVGRASCPPLPNADFGPSAAVKRCVDHTSAVMSLIEQRQFAFVFMAAYWPKYVHRAELPGQGIYFDPHVEPSTADWSAPVRASLETTLAKLTHQGTRAILVMDVPEMGYDVPEALARASITGGSLDIAPSLAYTNKRQALARRVLQQTAKSVGALVIDPLGAICDAQRCHAIRDGVVLYADQDHLSAKGAESLAPLFYSVLSQTLSRETVFAPN